Within Paracholeplasma morum, the genomic segment TCAGACCAAGTTTATTACACAGAACTTAGGTTTGAAGTCCTAGATCATGCCGATACGGTTTATCCTATTAACATTGTCGTTCATATGAGAGGGATTTTTGAGTTTCATGTGGCGGAAACAGAAGATGCGATTGAAACATTCTTAAAGAAAGATGCGGTTACGTTTTTGTACCCATACTTAAGGGCAACGATCACACAGATGACCACACTTGCGATGATTCCACCTATCGTTATTCCGATATTAGATACGAGTGTTTTATTTCCAGATGAACAAACCATGAATTAAACAGCCAGCTGTTTAATTCTTTTTTAGAAGGGGTAGTATATGAAGAAAAATGAATACTTAGATATCTTCTTCACATTCTTCAAAATCGGATTATTTACCTTTGGGGGTGGATATGCCATGATTGGAGTTATGCAAAGAGATATTGTTGAAAAGAAAAAATGGATTGATGAAGAAACGATGTTAGAACTCATTACCATTAGTGAAGCAACCCCAGGACCATTTGCGATTAATGGGGCAACTTATATTGGTTATCAACATAAGAAGTTCTTAGGGTCTTTGTTTGCAACTCTAGGCGTCGTATTACCGAGCTTTATTGTGATTTTAATAATCTCACTATTTCTAGAAGCCTTTAGTGAGAATGTCTATATTGCAAACGCCTTAAAAGGAATCTCTGCTGGTGTATCTGTATTGATCTTTAATGCTTTATTCAAATTATCAAAAAAAGTGAAAATGAATGTCATTAACATACTTTTAATTTTAATGGCGTTTGGGGTATCGTTTTTTACCAATTTCTCAATTATCCTTTTATTACTGATTACAGGGATATTTGGGTTTATCGTATCTTTTATTCAAAGAGGTAAGAAGATATGATGGCACTCTTAAAGTTTTTTTTCGTATTCTTTAGAATCGGTTTATTCACCTTTGGCGGTGGGTATGCGATGATCCCGATGATCAGACAAGAAATGACCCTAGGGGGTTATTTGACTGTCGATCAAGTCAATCAGTTTATTGGGATTGCAGAATCTACCCCAGGACCATTCGCAATCAATATGGCAACCTTTGCTGGGTACCATAGTTATGGCATTTGGGGTTCCGTATTCGCAACCCTAGGCGTAGTACTCCCTAGTTTTATCATCATCCTTTTAATTGCTTATTTTAGCGATAAGTTCATTAAGACTAGACCAGTTCAAACCATTCTAAGTTACTTAAAACCTGTTATTCTTGGGTTAATTCTAAGTGCGGGGATTGGGGTATTGTTACATGCTATATTAGGTGATTACTTTGAAGAAATCACATTTGATTATAAAGCATTAATCATATTCTTATGTGTATTTATCTCATCAAAGGTTTTTAAAAAGTTATCTCCTATTCACTTAGTACTGTTATCGGCTTTGTTGGGGCTAATTGTATACGCTTTATAGGTGTTTTCATTGACTATAAGCGTGCCTTTTATTATAATTGGAATAGTTGGCTAGACCAACTAAAAAAATAGATAATAGGAGACATTACTTCATGCAAAAAGAATTAAAATTAGCTAATCCAGGACCACTAGGTTTATTAGGGTTTG encodes:
- a CDS encoding chromate transporter, yielding MMALLKFFFVFFRIGLFTFGGGYAMIPMIRQEMTLGGYLTVDQVNQFIGIAESTPGPFAINMATFAGYHSYGIWGSVFATLGVVLPSFIIILLIAYFSDKFIKTRPVQTILSYLKPVILGLILSAGIGVLLHAILGDYFEEITFDYKALIIFLCVFISSKVFKKLSPIHLVLLSALLGLIVYAL
- a CDS encoding chromate transporter, with product MKKNEYLDIFFTFFKIGLFTFGGGYAMIGVMQRDIVEKKKWIDEETMLELITISEATPGPFAINGATYIGYQHKKFLGSLFATLGVVLPSFIVILIISLFLEAFSENVYIANALKGISAGVSVLIFNALFKLSKKVKMNVINILLILMAFGVSFFTNFSIILLLLITGIFGFIVSFIQRGKKI
- a CDS encoding protein-export chaperone SecB, with amino-acid sequence MLPMKRTNIVITRMELVNKHIAGTFQLNHKLTRHTGKLSDQVYYTELRFEVLDHADTVYPINIVVHMRGIFEFHVAETEDAIETFLKKDAVTFLYPYLRATITQMTTLAMIPPIVIPILDTSVLFPDEQTMN